The proteins below come from a single Chitinophaga pinensis DSM 2588 genomic window:
- a CDS encoding SusD/RagB family nutrient-binding outer membrane lipoprotein encodes MKQYGWNIYLLIILLSSCTAGFDRINTDPRKSDSIPPGDQLTAAAYFMDGGREMGYPNLYLFQPMVQYLSGAPGMSAGGKYILNEFYNNCMWENLYGKSIKQLADLLARHKDNPEVVNYCAAARILKVYVFSLLTDTYGDIPYSEAGMAWYGKNYTPAYDRQADIYADFFKELTEAAAQFDLSQEPIYNDILYGGDIIKWKRLAASLRLRLAMRLTKANAAMAKIQVQTAYAAGLMTDEMDNFRMLHDDYAYPDLRGNSYAQALQEDKVYQWAKGCSTFVNYLKTENDPRLPTFFTNQDADGNDITSITHYLSIAPGMYYWDDELRYVSPEGVIIPAANKYCFINQPFYQLHTPFLHMGYAEVCFLLAEAAVRGWIPETANRWYQQGIRAAIDQLKLYPEISYIPEENINAFVNAHVLTPGKEIEQINMQKWVALFPNGFEAYANQRRSGYPVLAPITDKGSESQTNGVLPRRLFYPATEAFSNTIHYQEALDRMGGTDDWLYRMWWDR; translated from the coding sequence ATGAAACAGTACGGATGGAATATATATCTGCTCATAATATTACTGTCATCCTGCACAGCAGGTTTTGACAGGATCAATACCGATCCGCGTAAATCAGACAGTATTCCGCCGGGAGATCAGCTGACTGCTGCTGCTTACTTTATGGATGGTGGCAGAGAGATGGGGTATCCGAATCTTTACCTGTTTCAACCCATGGTACAGTACCTCAGTGGCGCCCCCGGTATGAGTGCAGGCGGGAAGTATATCCTGAATGAGTTTTATAACAACTGTATGTGGGAAAACCTCTATGGGAAAAGTATCAAACAACTGGCGGATCTGCTGGCGCGTCATAAAGACAATCCTGAAGTAGTCAACTATTGCGCTGCTGCGCGTATACTGAAAGTCTATGTGTTTTCATTGCTCACAGATACCTATGGCGATATTCCTTACTCAGAAGCCGGTATGGCCTGGTATGGAAAAAACTATACACCGGCGTATGACCGGCAGGCAGATATCTATGCTGACTTCTTCAAAGAATTAACCGAGGCAGCTGCGCAGTTTGATCTGTCTCAGGAACCGATCTACAATGATATTCTCTACGGTGGTGATATCATCAAATGGAAACGCCTGGCAGCATCTTTACGTTTGCGCTTAGCCATGCGGCTGACCAAAGCCAATGCTGCAATGGCGAAGATACAAGTGCAGACCGCCTATGCAGCAGGACTGATGACAGACGAAATGGACAACTTTCGTATGCTGCACGATGACTACGCCTATCCCGATCTGAGAGGCAACAGTTATGCACAGGCATTACAGGAAGACAAGGTCTATCAATGGGCAAAAGGCTGCAGCACTTTTGTGAATTACCTGAAGACAGAAAATGATCCGCGACTCCCCACATTCTTTACAAACCAGGACGCAGATGGAAATGACATCACCAGCATCACCCATTACCTGTCTATCGCACCGGGTATGTACTACTGGGATGATGAATTGCGGTATGTGAGTCCGGAGGGTGTCATTATTCCTGCTGCGAATAAGTATTGTTTCATCAACCAGCCTTTTTATCAGTTACACACACCTTTTCTGCACATGGGCTATGCAGAGGTCTGCTTCCTGTTGGCTGAAGCAGCAGTGAGAGGATGGATACCGGAAACGGCGAATCGCTGGTATCAGCAGGGAATAAGGGCTGCTATCGATCAGTTGAAATTATATCCGGAGATCAGTTATATCCCGGAGGAAAATATTAATGCCTTTGTCAACGCACACGTCCTGACGCCGGGAAAGGAAATAGAGCAGATCAATATGCAGAAATGGGTCGCTTTGTTTCCCAATGGCTTTGAAGCATATGCCAATCAGCGCCGCAGCGGTTATCCCGTGCTGGCGCCGATCACTGATAAAGGCAGTGAGTCTCAGACAAACGGTGTGTTGCCGCGCAGATTATTCTATCCGGCCACAGAAGCATTCAGCAATACCATCCATTACCAGGAAGCCCTGGACAGAATGGGAGGGACGGATGACTGGTTATACCGTATGTGGTGGGACCGCTGA